A genomic region of Pararge aegeria chromosome 11, ilParAegt1.1, whole genome shotgun sequence contains the following coding sequences:
- the LOC120627611 gene encoding protein TsetseEP-like, whose translation MTAIARLAILALCACAHAQYQEERAPRYIPSEPKSTYAPPVAILKQINRHNEDGSYTYGYESGDGSFKIETKSATGEVKGKYGYRDDTGKVRVIEYGANKYGFQPAGEGITVAPPTLVDESTRDEGLRPSKNQGGRSQYREPAPQSVDYDYEEPTPAPRPAPRPTPQPQQQYRPAPQPQQQYRPPPQQSAPAPPRPQFFAGAAPAPAPSRDSFFNPEPQQPRQQQYKPKQEFRPAPQPQQFAPRQTQADFGQDYNSGPQRFPSANQVQQQPRSQPYSMLDQLLKEYSLPQGGSAPLHDISFGSF comes from the exons GCAATTCTGGCACTGTGCGCTTGCGCACACGCGCAATACCAAGAGGAGCGCGCACCGCGGTATATCCCGTCTGAGCCAAAATCCACGTACGCCCCGCCCGTCGCCATCCTAAAGCAAATCAACAG GCACAACGAAGATGGCTCCTACACATACGGGTACGAGTCCGGAGATGGCTCCTTCAAAATCGAGACCAAGTCGGCAACCGGAGAAGTTAAGGGAAAGTACGGCTACAGAGATGACACCGGCAAG GTCCGCGTGATCGAGTACGGAGCCAACAAGTACGGTTTCCAGCCTGCGGGAGAGGGCATCACCGTCGCCCCTCCCACGCTCGTCGATGAGTCCACTCGCGATGAAGGACTCAGACCGAGCAAG AACCAAGGCGGTCGCTCCCAATACCGGGAACCAGCGCCGCAGTCTGTAGACTACGACTACGAAGAACCCACCCCCGCGCCCCGACCCGCCCCGCGCCCCACTCCCCAACCCCAACAACAATACAGGCCAGCCCCTCAACCTCAACAACAGTACAGGCCCCCGCCTCAACAGTCCGCACCTGCTCCACCTAGG CCCCAGTTCTTCGCCGGAGCCGCCCCAGCTCCCGCCCCATCCAGGGACAGCTTCTTCAACCCCGAGCCCCAACAGCCCAGACAACAACAGTACAAGCCCAAACAGGAGTTCAGGCCAGCGCCTCAACCCCAACAGTTCGCCCCCAGGCAAACCCAAGCGGACTTCGGTCAAGACTACAACTCCGGCCCTCAGCGGTTCCCTTCAGCAAACCAAGTTCAGCAGCAGCCCCGCAGCCAACCTTACTCCATGCTCGACCAGCTCCTGAAGGAGTACTCCCTGCCCCAGGGCGGCTCCGCGCCCCTCCACGACATCTCATTCGGTTCCTTCTAG